The Urocitellus parryii isolate mUroPar1 chromosome 6, mUroPar1.hap1, whole genome shotgun sequence genome includes a window with the following:
- the Thbd gene encoding thrombomodulin produces MLGVFLLSVLAPAGLGLPTPAEPLLSSSQCVEHDCFAIFPGPVTFFAAKQACERLQGHLMTVRSSVAADVISLLLSDDESVGPRIWIGLVLHQGCVDPEQLGPLRGFQWVTGDNRTSYSRWARLDRVGAPLCGQLCVTVTAVAASAPGEPVWEEQQCNQEADGFLCEFPFAASCRPVAVAPSAAVAVHVPITYSTPFGAHGRDFQALPVGTSAVVEKLGLELMCMVPPGAVEARWGREAPGAWDCNVENGGCEHACNRSAVTPSCLCPGDAVLQADERSCAAPTVQSCNHLCEHFCVNNSEVPGSYVCMCETGYQLAADQHRCEDVDDCMMVPNLCPQRCVNTKGGFECQCYPGYELVDGECVELVDPCFGANCEYQCQPVGQTEYRCICAEGFAPNPQDPHRCQMFCNETACPADCDPNTPDSCQCPEGYILDEGFMCTDIDECDNEYCPYECRNLPGSYECICGPNSDLAFSVGTDCDATRVPSIDDKEDGSGELPISPTPDSTSSSPTAGPVHSGVLIGISIASLSLVVALLALLCHLRKKQGAAPAELEYKCGSPAKEVVLQHVRTDRTLQKL; encoded by the coding sequence ATGCTAGGGGTCTTCCTTCTGAGTGTGTTGGCCCCGGCGGGCCTGGGGCTTCCCACACCAGCAGAGCCTCTGCTCAGTAGCAGTCAGTGCGTCGAGCACGATTGTTTCGCGATTTTCCCGGGCCCCGTGACCTTCTTTGCTGCCAAACAGGCCTGCGAACGCCTGCAAGGACATCTGATGACCGTGCGCTCCTCTGTGGCTGCCGATGTCATCTCCCTGCTACTGAGTGACGATGAGAGCGTCGGCCCGCGTATTTGGATCGGTTTGGTGCTCCATCAGGGCTGCGTCGACCCGGAGCAACTAGGGCCCCTACGCGGCTTCCAGTGGGTTACAGGAGACAATCGCACCAGCTATAGCAGGTGGGCGCGGCTTGACCGTGTTGGGGCGCCCCTCTGCGGCCAGCTGTGCGTCACTGTCACGGCAGTGGCAGCCTCAGCGCCTGGAGAACCGGTCTGGGAGGAGCAACAGTGCAACCAGGAGGCCGACGGCTTCCTCTGTGAGTTCCCCTTTGCAGCGTCCTGCAGACCCGTGGCGGTGGCCCCCAGCGCCGCTGTTGCTGTTCATGTCCCAATCACCTACAGCACCCCGTTTGGGGCCCACGGCAGGGACTTTCAGGCACTGCCAGTGGGCACCTCCGCTGTGGTGGAGAAACTAGGCTTGGAGCTGATGTGCATGGTGCCTCCTGGAGCTGTAGAGGCGCGCTGGGGTCGGGAGGCTCCCGGTGCTTGGGACTGCAACGTGGAGAATGGAGGCTGTGAGCACGCGTGCAACCGGAGCGCTGTGACGCCCAGCTGCCTCTGCCCAGGTGACGCCGTTCTGCAGGCAGACGAGCGCTCCTGCGCAGCACCCACAGTGCAGTCGTGCAACCATCTATGTGAGCACTTCTGCGTTAACAACTCCGAAGTGCCGGGCtcctatgtgtgtatgtgcgAGACTGGCTACCAACTGGCCGCGGACCAGCACCGGTGCGAGGACGTGGACGATTGTATGATGGTCCCAAATCTGTGCCCGCAACGGTGTGTCAACACGAAGGGTGGCTTTGAGTGCCAATGCTATCCTGGCTATGAACTGGTAGACGGCGAATGCGTGGAGCTCGTGGACCCGTGTTTCGGCGCTAACTGCGAGTACCAGTGTCAGCCGGTGGGTCAAACAGAGTACCGTTGCATTTGTGCTGAGGGCTTCGCACCCAACCCCCAAGACCCACACAGGTGCCAGATGTTCTGCAATGAGACTGCATGCCCCGCAGACTGTGACCCCAACACCCCAGACAGTTGTCAGTGCCCAGAAGGCTACATCCTGGACGAAGGTTTCATGTGCACTGACATAGATGAGTGCGACAATGAATATTGTCCTTATGAATGCCGCAACCTCCCGGGCAGCTATGAGTGCATCTGTGGGCCCAACTCTGATCTTGCCTTCTCGGTTGGCACAGACTGTGACGCTACCAGGGTGCCCAGCATTGACGACAAGGAAGATGGCTCTGGAGAGCTCCCAATCAGCCCGACGCCGGACTCCACCTCAAGTTCTCCAACCGCCGGGCCTGTGCATTCGGGCGTGCTCATTGGCATATCCATTGCAAGCCTGTCTCTGGTGGTGGCGCTTTTGGCACTCCTATGCCACCTGCGCAAAAAGCAGGGTGCTGCGCCAGCAGAACTGGAGTATAAGTGCGGCTCACCTGCCAAGGAGGTGGTGCTGCAGCACGTGAGAACTGATCGGACACTGCAGAAACTCTGA
- the Sstr4 gene encoding somatostatin receptor type 4: MSAPATLPPGGEEGLETTWPPAANASRVPAEEEKDTRSDGTGTAGMVTIQSIYALVCLVGLVGNALVIFVILRYAKMKTATNIYLLNLAIADELFMLSVPFVASSAALRHWPFGSVLCRAVLSVDGLNMFTSVFCLTVLSVDRYVAVVHPLRAATYRRPSVAKLINLGVWLASLLVTLPIAVFADTRPARGGQAVACNLHWPHPAWSAVFVVYTFLLGFLLPVLAIGLCYLLIVGKMRAVALRAGWQQRRRSEKKITRLVLMVVAVFVLCWMPFYVVQLLNLFVTSLDSTVNHVSLILSYANSCANPILYGFLSDNFRRSFQRVLCLRCCLLDAAGGAEEEPLDYYATALKSRGAAGCICPPLPCQQEPVQAEPSRKHGALTGTTTF; this comes from the coding sequence ATGAGCGCCCCCGCGACGCTGCCCCCCGGGGGCGAAGAAGGGCTCGAGACCACCTGGCCCCCGGCGGCTAACGCTAGTCGCGTCCcggcagaggaggagaaggataCGCGGTCCGACGGCACCGGGACGGCTGGCATGGTCACCATCCAGAGCATCTACGCGCTAGTGTGCCTGGTGGGTCTGGTGGGCAACGCCTTGGTTATCTTCGTGATCCTTCGCTACGCCAAAATGAAGACGGCCACCAACATCTACCTGCTCAACCTGGCCATCGCGGATGAGCTCTTCATGCTGAGCGTGCCTTTTGTGGCTTCATCAGCCGCCCTGCGCCACTGGCCCTTCGGGTCGGTGTTGTGCCGCGCGGTGCTCAGTGTGGACGGCCTCAACATGTTTACTAGTGTTTTCTGTCTGACAGTGCTCAGTGTGGACCGTTACGTCGCGGTGGTGCACCCTTTGCGAGCCGCCACCTATCGGCGTCCTAGTGTGGCCAAGCTGATTAACTTGGGAGTGTGGTTGGCGTCCTTGCTGGTCACCCTGCCCATCGCGGTCTTCGCAGACACCAGGCCGGCTCGGGGCGGCCAGGCAGTGGCTTGCAACCTGCACTGGCCTCACCCGGCCTGGTCGGCAGTCTTCGTGGTCTACACCTTTTTGCTGGGCTTCCTGTTGCCGGTTCTGGCCATTGGCCTGTGCTATCTGCTCATTGTGGGCAAAATGAGAGCTGTGGCACTGAGGGCTGGCTGGCAGCAGCGGAGGCGCTCGGAAAAGAAGATCACTAGACTAGTGCTGATGGTAGTGGCAGTGTTTGTGCTCTGCTGGATGCCTTTCTATGTGGTACAGCTCCTGAACCTGTTTGTCACCAGCCTTGATTCCACTGTCAACCATGTGTCCCTCATCCTCAGCTATGCCAACAGCTGTGCCAACCCCATTCTCTATGGCTTCCTCTCTGACAACTTCCGTCGCTCCTTCCAGAGGGTTCTCTGCCTGCGCTGCTGCCTCCTGGATGCTGCTGGGGGCGCTGAGGAAGAGCCCCTGGACTACTATGCCACTGCTCTCAAGAGTAGAGGTGCGGCAGGATGCATATGCCCCCCACTCCCTTGCCAGCAGGAGCCTGTTCAAGCAGAACCCAGCCGCAAGCACGGTGCCCTCACTGGGACCACCACTTTCTGA